TTAAGCAACGTTTAGAGAAATGGAAGCAAATTTCTGCTCAATCTATAGGAAACGAAAAGGCATTACATTTAATATCCAAGCAGATTGCAGCCACAGAACATTTTTACTCTACAGGGTGAAACTGGTGTCAATTCAGCTGAAGCTTATACTGATGAAATAGGAATCGCTCTCGCTGCAGAAGGTTACCGCTTTAAGGAGGTTAGTGAAAGTGAAGATTAACTTCGATATGCTTGGCGGAGATAACTCTGCCGATACGGTTGTAAATCCTCGTGAGATTTTTAGTGTGTTACCTAAGAAAGATCCGATATATAACTATCCAAGGGATGTTCAGACTGAAGTATGGAATAAGTGGTTCGAAGTTAGGGGTAATGAGTACAACGTAATCAAAATGAATACTGGAAGTGGCAAGACGGTCGTTGGATTGCTCATCTTGAAAAGTTGTCTAAATGAAGGGAAAGGTCCCGCTGTATATGTAGTACCCGACCCATATCTCGTATCCCAAGTTTTCGAAGAGGCTAAAAAGTTAGGGATTGAGGTCACAGATGATCAAGAAAGCATTCGTTTTAAGAAGGGGCAAGCAATATTAGTTATCAATGTTTACAAGCTATTTAATGGCAAGTCGTCATTTGGGGTTCTCGAAAACAAGATCCCGATTGGCAGTATTATTATTGATGATGCCCATGCTTGTTTAGATATTACAGAATCGCAGTTCACAATGGAAATTCCTTATTCAACTGACGTCTACACAAAGCTGTTTACAACCTTCAAAGGGGCTTTAGCCGAGCAGTCAGATACAGGAATTTTGGAATTAGAGGCCCAAAGCCCGACTGTTAATATGTTAGTTCCATTCTGGTCTTGGCAAGACAACATCAGAGATGTGACAGGAATTTTGTATGAGGCATATAGAATTGAGGAAGAAAATTTTAGGAAAGGAACTGCGGACAAGGATTATGATTCACTGAGATTTTCGTGGCAATTACTTAAAAACTGCTTATCTCAGTGCAGTTGCATTTTCGGGAGCGACAAAATTGAAATTTCTCCCAAATGTGTGCCTATCCTATCGATACCGAGTTTTGTTGACTGTAAGAGAAAAATCTTTATGAGCGCTACGCTGGCAGATGATAGCATATTAGTTTCCCATTTTAATATCAATGCTGATAAGATAAAGTTTGCTATTACGCCTGAATCTTCAGATGATATTGGTGACAGAATGATCTTAATTCCCCAGGAGTTAAACCCTGATATAAAGGATGAGGACATCAAGGACTTTTTAAAGGAAGAGTCCAAAAAGCATAATGTTGTGGTAATTGTGCCTTCCCACTATCGTTCTAATTTCTGGAAAGACAGTTGTGATTTAGTCCTCACGACTTCAAACCTTCAAGAAGGCATCACTAAGCTGAAAAATGGGCATGTCGGACTTGTAGTAATGGTAAATAAATATGATGGAATTGATTTAGCCAAGGAAGCCTGCGAGATATTGGTCATTGACGGTTTACCAGACGTTCGAAGGAAGATCGATAAAATTGAGCAAGGCATCCTCTTTGGAACTGACGATAGCCTGTCAAAAGTTATCCAGAGAATTGAACAAGGAATGGGCAGAGGAATTCGTTCAAAGGATGATTACTGTGTTGTATTCTTGATGGGAAGAACTCTTATTAATCATCTTTATGTTGACGGTGCAATGGATAAATTCACTCCTGCTACTAAAGCTCAAATCAAACTTTCCGATCAACTTGCTGAACAGGTCAGGGGAGCAAGTATTGGAGACCTGAAGGATGTCATAAACTATAGCCTTTTGAGAAATACATCTTGGATTTCCAAGAGTAAAGGTGTGTTAGTGCATCTCAAGTATGATGCGTCCTTTAAAGTTAACCAAGTGATCAAAAAGCAACGTGAAGCATTTAATGCTGCGCTAATTAGGGACTACCATAAGTCAGTTCAACTAATTAACGAAACAGTAAATGAAACTTCAGAGTTAAAGACCAGAGGATATCTGAAACAGCAACTAGCTGAATATCTGTACTTCATTGATCAACAAGAATCCCATGTAACCTTGAAATCCGCAGTTAACGATAACCATCTTGTTCTTCATCCTTTAGAGGGTATTCAATATGCCAAATTACAACGATTCATTGGTAGTCAAGCTGTGCAGGCATCAGACTTCTTTATGCAAAAGTATAACAACAATTCGAACAAGTTTATCTTAGGCGTAAATAAGCTGTTGGAGCAGCTCATTTTTAAACCTGACTCGGCACCTGTGTTTGAAGAAGCATGTAAAGAACTTGCATTCTATTTGGGCTTTTCGGCTCAGAGACCAGAAGCGGAGTACAAAAAAGGGCCAGATGTGTTATGGGAAGTCGGTAACCTTGAGTACCTTGTAATTGAGTGTAAGAATGGGGCTACTGCCCCAACTATAAATAAGCATGACTGCAACCAACTGAATGGCTCAATTGTCTGGTTCGAAGAAAAATATGATAGTTCTTGCAGGTTTACACCTGTAATGATTCATCCTTATACAGTTTTCGAGTATGCTTCATCTCCTAATCGCTATATTAGAATTATTAACACTGAGAAACTAGATTTGTTAAAGTCAAGAGTACACGGTTTTGCCAAAGCACTAGCAGCACATGGCTCGTTTGGCGACACGAAGAAAATTGATGAGTTGCTTAACACGTACTCGCTAAAGGCTTCGACATTTGTACAAGAGTACACAGTGGGGTTCACAGTGAGATGAGGTTCTGTAAATTCTCATTGAAATAACTTCCATTTTGTTGCACGATAATGGTGTCCGAAAGCATCGGCAAGCCCCTGTTGAGAAGCCCTCACAGGGGGTATTTTATTTTGCGACAATAAAGTCATCGTATACTAGCCGCTTTAAGGCGCTCAATCCATCGATGAGTAGCGAGTCCTGTGGCAGATATAAGAAGAAAAATGTTCAACGAGGGACAGTTTGAGACAATATTCCAAATAATTGCAGATACAAACGACGGGCTGACCGGTTCTCAAATTGAATTTTACCTAAGAGCGGCAGGAATCGTGGATACCGACCCTACTTTCTCTAAGTGGAAACGGCTCTATAATGCCTTAGTAAGGTAAATGCTTATTGCACATAAGACCCCCATGCCGCCAGGCGGCACCACAATCTATGAAAATGTGTATCAGTGATCTACTATGTCGCTAGACAGCCACACGGAGCTCGTCGCCCCCTGGTACTACGAGTCCGTGCATAAGACGGAGTTGGCGACCTGGAGCACCACGATTTGTCGCTCCCGCTGTCGGGAAGCACGTACGGTAGAATTCCTATCGCATCGGTCGCCACGTGGCTGTACTTCTTTCAGTGGGGAGTGGCAGCATTATGCAGGTTGTACACGAGCGATGCTGCGGACTGGATGTCCACAAGAAGAAGGTCGTTGGATGTGTTATCACACCGGAGACTAAGGAGGTTCAGACGTTCGGAACGATGACCGATGACCTGGAGTCCCTAATAGAGTGGATTCTCGGTCACGGATGCACGCATGTGGCGATGGAAAGTACGGGTGTCTTTTGGAAGCCGATCTTCAACCTTCTCGAAGACAAGGATCTCGAAGCGTTGGTCGTTAATGCCCAGCATATCAAACAGGTTCCTGGCCGAAAGACGGATGTCCGGGACGCTGAGTGGAT
This is a stretch of genomic DNA from Alicyclobacillus dauci. It encodes these proteins:
- a CDS encoding DEAD/DEAH box helicase family protein, translating into MKINFDMLGGDNSADTVVNPREIFSVLPKKDPIYNYPRDVQTEVWNKWFEVRGNEYNVIKMNTGSGKTVVGLLILKSCLNEGKGPAVYVVPDPYLVSQVFEEAKKLGIEVTDDQESIRFKKGQAILVINVYKLFNGKSSFGVLENKIPIGSIIIDDAHACLDITESQFTMEIPYSTDVYTKLFTTFKGALAEQSDTGILELEAQSPTVNMLVPFWSWQDNIRDVTGILYEAYRIEEENFRKGTADKDYDSLRFSWQLLKNCLSQCSCIFGSDKIEISPKCVPILSIPSFVDCKRKIFMSATLADDSILVSHFNINADKIKFAITPESSDDIGDRMILIPQELNPDIKDEDIKDFLKEESKKHNVVVIVPSHYRSNFWKDSCDLVLTTSNLQEGITKLKNGHVGLVVMVNKYDGIDLAKEACEILVIDGLPDVRRKIDKIEQGILFGTDDSLSKVIQRIEQGMGRGIRSKDDYCVVFLMGRTLINHLYVDGAMDKFTPATKAQIKLSDQLAEQVRGASIGDLKDVINYSLLRNTSWISKSKGVLVHLKYDASFKVNQVIKKQREAFNAALIRDYHKSVQLINETVNETSELKTRGYLKQQLAEYLYFIDQQESHVTLKSAVNDNHLVLHPLEGIQYAKLQRFIGSQAVQASDFFMQKYNNNSNKFILGVNKLLEQLIFKPDSAPVFEEACKELAFYLGFSAQRPEAEYKKGPDVLWEVGNLEYLVIECKNGATAPTINKHDCNQLNGSIVWFEEKYDSSCRFTPVMIHPYTVFEYASSPNRYIRIINTEKLDLLKSRVHGFAKALAAHGSFGDTKKIDELLNTYSLKASTFVQEYTVGFTVR